The following proteins are co-located in the Pedobacter sp. FW305-3-2-15-E-R2A2 genome:
- a CDS encoding glycosyltransferase family A protein produces MNLPLVSCIMPTANRQKFIPLAINYFLEQDYPNAELVIIDDGLESAARLIPDNPKIRYFYSEPLGTIGVKRNHACEKAQGEIIMHWDDDDWYAADWVSKQVEALSSSGADITGLNQVIFYSPSVNKRWMYEDTDMEQPWLCGATMAYRKSFWQEHPFIDIQVGEDYDFVWNTGAKTFALDYPNGFVAILHAHNTSIKPVEDIKHKKTGTTWKEPAKDAK; encoded by the coding sequence ATGAATCTACCTCTGGTTAGCTGTATTATGCCTACTGCCAACAGGCAAAAATTTATTCCCCTCGCTATTAACTACTTTTTAGAGCAGGATTATCCCAACGCAGAACTTGTCATCATTGATGACGGACTTGAATCCGCTGCGCGTCTGATTCCCGATAATCCGAAAATTCGTTACTTTTATTCGGAACCTCTCGGAACTATTGGCGTGAAACGAAACCATGCCTGCGAGAAGGCACAAGGTGAAATCATCATGCATTGGGATGATGATGACTGGTATGCTGCAGACTGGGTCAGTAAACAGGTGGAGGCTTTGTCCAGCTCCGGAGCAGACATTACCGGATTAAATCAGGTTATTTTCTATTCACCCTCCGTAAATAAACGCTGGATGTATGAGGATACTGATATGGAACAACCGTGGTTATGTGGAGCAACCATGGCTTATCGTAAATCCTTCTGGCAGGAACATCCCTTTATAGACATTCAGGTGGGTGAAGATTATGATTTTGTATGGAATACGGGTGCTAAAACTTTTGCGCTTGATTACCCAAATGGTTTTGTCGCAATCCTTCATGCACACAACACCAGTATTAAACCTGTGGAAGACATCAAACATAAGAAGACAGGGACAACCTGGAAAGAGCCGGCTAAGGATGCCAAGTGA